A genomic stretch from Candidatus Nitrososphaera gargensis Ga9.2 includes:
- a CDS encoding class I SAM-dependent methyltransferase — translation MLKQVLGSVLTPEETAQVYSAFDQIGDIVIIKIPDELMPKKKLIADAILANVKTAKAVFAQVSPVRGDFRVRDLEFIAGENRTVTEYKEHGCRFKVDVAKTYFSPRLSTERQRIADMVGDNETIINMFAGVGTYSVVIAKANKTCKVYSIDSNSAASELDGINAKLNKVQDRVVTICGDAAEVIKDRLAGRADRVLMPLPERAKEFVDSAVLALKEKGIVHYFAHIKADSKKAGQELGLQDAHDAFAKYDHQVLAIRVIREVGPRIYQIVADVLVSSRHH, via the coding sequence ATGCTAAAACAGGTCCTTGGCAGCGTCCTGACCCCAGAAGAAACAGCGCAAGTCTACTCAGCATTTGACCAGATAGGCGACATTGTAATTATCAAGATCCCGGACGAGCTGATGCCAAAAAAGAAGCTGATAGCCGACGCGATACTGGCCAACGTCAAGACTGCCAAGGCGGTGTTTGCGCAGGTTTCGCCAGTGAGGGGCGATTTCAGGGTGCGCGATCTAGAATTTATTGCAGGCGAAAACAGGACTGTGACAGAGTACAAGGAGCATGGCTGCCGGTTCAAAGTCGACGTCGCCAAGACGTATTTTTCGCCTCGGTTGTCGACCGAAAGGCAGAGGATCGCCGACATGGTGGGGGACAACGAGACAATCATCAACATGTTTGCCGGCGTCGGCACGTATTCAGTCGTCATTGCCAAGGCGAACAAGACGTGCAAGGTCTACAGCATTGACTCCAATTCGGCCGCAAGCGAGCTTGATGGTATAAATGCAAAGCTGAACAAGGTGCAGGACAGGGTTGTCACAATATGCGGCGATGCCGCTGAAGTGATAAAGGACAGGCTTGCCGGGCGGGCCGACAGGGTTCTTATGCCGCTGCCGGAAAGGGCCAAAGAGTTTGTCGATTCTGCCGTGCTTGCACTGAAGGAAAAAGGCATCGTGCATTATTTTGCACACATCAAGGCAGACAGCAAAAAGGCAGGCCAAGAGCTGGGATTGCAAGACGCGCACGACGCTTTTGCAAAATATGACCATCAGGTTCTGGCAATCAGGGTCATCAGAGAAGTAGGCCCGAGGATATATCAGATCGTGGCCGACGTTTTAGTCAGTAGCCGCCACCACTAG
- a CDS encoding site-2 protease family protein: MATTFLNGGYSRVVPIVSSFFTVKDVQLNVREDYVEFLIADTEVKDKFPSLLKELAKVGMVATAKRSNYFWKLMPTLSSAIRLPIENGGIVISVFKLQKQKPKSGYQRSIPFLLFVAAICLVFVDGIFRSDSPLARTQLQDPILLAAIYTVSLMGILGIHELGHVLANRKYGIKASWPYFIPGIPGILPTFGALIVLRANMTNRNVMFDVGVTGPIAGLIVTVIVSIYGSAISTLITTAEAERLFDENQLAPLPFGESLLMVATLHLTGMVVDGTVLVVSPVLFAAWLGFLITFLNLMPAWQLDGGHLTRSALGVRWHKVLTYVSIVILFALRFYPMALLVLFFSLRAPESAPLDDVTPLSSKRKAFFFLALGLAVVCAPIPTSLMPWT, translated from the coding sequence GTGGCTACCACTTTCCTGAACGGCGGCTATTCTCGCGTCGTTCCTATAGTTTCATCGTTCTTTACGGTAAAGGATGTCCAGCTTAACGTTAGGGAAGACTATGTCGAGTTCCTCATAGCCGACACCGAGGTCAAGGACAAGTTCCCCTCCCTCCTGAAGGAGCTGGCCAAGGTTGGCATGGTTGCGACCGCCAAGCGGTCAAATTACTTCTGGAAGCTGATGCCTACCCTGTCTTCTGCAATAAGGCTTCCAATAGAGAACGGCGGCATAGTCATAAGCGTATTCAAGCTGCAGAAGCAAAAACCTAAAAGCGGGTACCAGCGGTCAATACCGTTCCTGCTTTTCGTCGCTGCCATCTGCCTTGTATTTGTCGACGGCATATTCAGGTCTGACTCGCCGCTTGCCAGAACGCAACTGCAAGACCCGATCTTGCTGGCAGCCATTTACACCGTATCTTTGATGGGAATCTTGGGTATACATGAGCTTGGGCACGTGCTGGCGAACAGAAAGTATGGCATCAAGGCGTCGTGGCCCTACTTTATACCCGGCATCCCCGGCATCCTGCCAACATTTGGAGCGCTGATAGTGCTGAGGGCCAACATGACCAACAGAAACGTCATGTTCGACGTGGGCGTCACCGGCCCAATAGCCGGTCTAATAGTGACGGTGATAGTGTCGATCTATGGCTCTGCGATATCCACTCTCATAACTACCGCCGAAGCTGAAAGGCTGTTTGACGAAAACCAGCTGGCCCCGCTCCCGTTTGGGGAGAGCTTGCTGATGGTGGCTACGCTGCACCTGACAGGCATGGTGGTGGATGGCACAGTGCTTGTAGTGTCGCCGGTGCTGTTTGCAGCATGGCTGGGCTTTCTGATCACGTTCCTGAACCTGATGCCGGCGTGGCAGCTCGATGGCGGTCACCTCACTCGATCGGCCCTTGGCGTTCGCTGGCACAAGGTCCTGACCTATGTCAGCATAGTGATACTGTTTGCGCTCAGGTTCTACCCCATGGCTCTCTTGGTGTTGTTCTTCAGCCTCAGAGCTCCAGAGAGTGCACCACTTGACGACGTCACTCCGCTTTCGTCAAAGCGCAAGGCGTTCTTTTTCTTGGCGCTTGGGCTAGCAGTGGTATGTGCGCCAATCCCGACGTCGCTCATGCCTTGGACTTGA
- a CDS encoding transcriptional regulator yields the protein MNIKRRGNRGTGAALLVIAILAFIAYAYFLLASEWGMLVLQFTVLGAVAVLLLVLGWIGYTMLTAPREEKKERPSGGGY from the coding sequence ATGAACATTAAAAGAAGGGGGAACAGGGGAACCGGCGCTGCCCTTCTTGTCATTGCCATTCTCGCGTTTATCGCCTATGCGTATTTCCTGCTTGCGAGCGAGTGGGGCATGCTGGTGCTGCAATTCACCGTCCTAGGCGCGGTCGCAGTTCTTTTGCTGGTGCTTGGGTGGATCGGCTACACGATGCTGACTGCGCCAAGGGAAGAAAAAAAGGAAAGACCTAGTGGTGGCGGCTACTGA
- a CDS encoding ribosome biogenesis/translation initiation ATPase RLI, with protein sequence MGNYEAENTHRVAVLDEELCQPKKCGLECIIYCPVNKTGGACIVQRPEDNKALISEDLCTGCGICIKKCPFDAIVIVNLAKELSTDKVHQYGINSFRFYRLPTPKKGAVVGLVGRNGIGKSTIVSVLSGTMKPNLGKYDQDVSWDEILKYYQGTEMKSHFEKIANGTMRASIKPQLVYLIPKAFKGTPKELLKKYDERKVTDKLVQQLGLQNILDRDVAQLSGGELQRLAVAVAAAKDAEYYFFDEPSSYNDVYQRLAVAKVMRELAEAGKSVMVVEHDMTLLDYLSDYVHIIYGEPGAYGIVSGMQSTKVGINNFLEGFLPAENVRFRDKAFKFDVSAINEDVILDIPAASYSDLAKSFPSFNLKVAAGKVRKGEIVGIVGANALGKTTFMRILAGVDKPDSGAIDVGAKISYKPQYLSQDYEGDVRSLMYTAYQSPIESSPVEEQIIVPMGVKKLYEKSVKNLSGGELQKVAVAASLLREADIYALDEPSAFLDAEDRIAIAKFLQRFVRARGKSAIIIDHDMQLIDLVADTLVIFEGKPGLEGFATAPMRKEEGMNRFLQVLSITYRRDETTGRPRVNKEGGRLDREQKQSGNYYYVKNV encoded by the coding sequence TTGGGCAATTATGAAGCAGAAAATACGCACAGAGTAGCGGTACTTGATGAAGAGCTCTGCCAGCCAAAGAAATGCGGGCTGGAGTGCATCATCTACTGTCCAGTGAACAAGACCGGCGGCGCATGCATCGTCCAGCGGCCAGAGGACAACAAGGCGCTCATTTCCGAGGACCTGTGCACGGGCTGCGGCATCTGCATAAAGAAGTGCCCCTTTGACGCTATCGTGATTGTCAACCTTGCCAAAGAGCTTTCCACGGACAAGGTCCACCAGTACGGCATCAATTCTTTCCGGTTCTACCGTCTGCCAACTCCAAAGAAAGGCGCGGTGGTGGGGCTGGTCGGCAGAAACGGCATAGGCAAGTCCACTATCGTCAGCGTCCTATCTGGCACCATGAAGCCTAACCTCGGCAAGTATGATCAGGATGTCTCGTGGGACGAAATTTTAAAGTATTACCAGGGCACTGAAATGAAATCGCATTTTGAAAAGATTGCAAACGGCACAATGCGCGCAAGCATCAAGCCGCAGCTCGTCTACCTTATCCCAAAAGCGTTCAAGGGGACGCCAAAAGAGCTGCTAAAGAAATACGACGAGCGCAAGGTGACAGACAAGCTAGTACAGCAGCTGGGCCTGCAGAATATACTTGATCGCGACGTCGCCCAGCTGAGCGGGGGCGAGCTCCAGAGGCTCGCAGTAGCTGTCGCTGCCGCAAAGGACGCCGAATATTACTTCTTTGACGAGCCGTCCTCCTATAACGACGTCTACCAGAGGCTCGCAGTTGCCAAAGTAATGAGGGAGCTAGCCGAGGCCGGCAAGAGCGTGATGGTGGTAGAGCACGACATGACGCTGCTCGATTATTTGTCTGACTATGTCCACATCATCTATGGCGAGCCGGGCGCATATGGCATCGTTTCAGGCATGCAGAGCACAAAGGTGGGCATCAACAACTTTCTTGAAGGGTTCCTGCCGGCGGAAAATGTGCGCTTCCGGGACAAGGCCTTCAAGTTCGACGTCAGCGCGATAAACGAAGATGTCATTCTGGACATCCCGGCGGCCAGCTACTCTGACCTTGCAAAGTCGTTCCCATCTTTCAACCTGAAAGTTGCGGCAGGCAAAGTGAGAAAGGGCGAGATAGTCGGGATCGTGGGCGCAAACGCGCTGGGCAAGACCACGTTCATGCGCATACTGGCCGGAGTAGACAAGCCGGATTCAGGCGCAATAGATGTCGGAGCCAAGATATCGTACAAGCCTCAGTACCTGAGCCAAGATTACGAAGGTGACGTGAGGTCGCTGATGTATACCGCCTACCAGAGCCCGATAGAGAGCTCGCCGGTAGAAGAGCAGATAATCGTCCCAATGGGCGTCAAAAAGCTGTACGAAAAGAGTGTCAAGAACCTGAGCGGTGGCGAATTGCAAAAGGTAGCGGTGGCCGCGTCGCTCTTGCGCGAAGCAGACATTTACGCGCTGGATGAGCCGTCTGCATTCCTTGACGCAGAGGACAGGATAGCGATCGCCAAGTTCCTCCAGCGCTTTGTAAGGGCGCGTGGCAAGTCTGCAATAATAATCGACCACGACATGCAGCTCATCGATCTGGTGGCAGACACGCTGGTGATCTTTGAGGGCAAGCCGGGCTTGGAGGGCTTTGCAACTGCGCCCATGAGAAAGGAGGAGGGCATGAACCGCTTCCTGCAGGTGCTTTCAATAACATACAGGCGCGACGAAACGACGGGCAGGCCGCGCGTGAACAAGGAAGGCGGTAGGCTTGATCGTGAGCAGAAACAATCTGGCAACTATTACTACGTGAAGAATGTCTAA
- the rimI gene encoding ribosomal protein S18-alanine N-acetyltransferase, which translates to MQTALRKVGDYIIRRCDESDLESVININMAALPEHYSDYFFESILRELPEAFIVAELDGKIVGYIMCKIEFGFSNFRKLGFVKKGHVVSVAVLEEHRGKGLGKALMLEGINGVMQRKSDEIYLEVRISNTGAIKMYEKLNFEIKSRLRSYYRDGEDAYLMALELS; encoded by the coding sequence TTGCAAACTGCTCTGCGAAAAGTGGGCGACTATATCATACGCCGCTGCGACGAGAGCGACCTTGAATCGGTCATCAACATCAACATGGCCGCGCTGCCGGAACACTACTCGGACTACTTTTTCGAGTCCATCCTTCGCGAGCTGCCAGAGGCCTTTATTGTAGCAGAGCTGGACGGCAAGATAGTCGGCTACATCATGTGCAAGATCGAGTTTGGGTTCTCTAACTTCCGCAAGCTGGGCTTTGTCAAAAAGGGGCACGTGGTTTCTGTGGCCGTGCTTGAAGAACACAGGGGCAAGGGGCTTGGCAAGGCTCTGATGCTAGAAGGCATCAACGGCGTGATGCAGAGAAAGAGCGACGAGATTTACCTTGAAGTGAGGATCAGCAACACTGGCGCGATCAAGATGTACGAGAAGCTGAACTTTGAGATAAAGTCAAGGCTGCGCTCGTACTACAGGGACGGCGAGGACGCCTACCTGATGGCGCTGGAATTGAGCTAA